A stretch of Myxococcus hansupus DNA encodes these proteins:
- a CDS encoding S24 family peptidase, producing the protein MPRDLSSPVAPSALRWIPVHGDSMWPSLRSGDQAGVEPLDGTPRPGDVLLARFDHALVLHRLTRWESGAVALRGDNTVSEDPPLPPSRVLGRVRQVRRGGALLETGWDQGPRWLGRIRVAVKWRLAALLGRRGGR; encoded by the coding sequence ATGCCTCGCGATTTGTCCTCCCCCGTCGCGCCCTCGGCCCTGCGCTGGATCCCCGTGCATGGGGACAGCATGTGGCCGTCGTTGCGTTCGGGTGATCAGGCCGGCGTCGAGCCGTTGGATGGCACGCCACGTCCCGGTGACGTGCTGCTGGCGCGGTTCGACCACGCCCTGGTGCTCCACCGGCTGACGCGGTGGGAGTCCGGCGCGGTGGCGCTGCGAGGTGACAATACGGTCTCGGAGGATCCGCCGCTGCCGCCGTCCCGGGTGCTGGGGCGGGTGCGGCAGGTGCGCCGCGGCGGTGCCCTCCTGGAGACCGGGTGGGATCAGGGCCCTCGGTGGTTGGGGCGAATTCGGGTGGCCGTGAAGTGGCGGCTGGCGGCGCTGCTGGGCCGGCGAGGTGGGCGATGA
- the hisS gene encoding histidine--tRNA ligase — protein MSQKVAGVKGMNDLLPGEIEIWQHVEGLAREVFGRFGYGEIRTPVVEDTALFVRSVGEETDIVGKEMYTFMDKGERSLSMRPEGTAPAARAYIEHSINTQEPLTRWFYMGPMFRYERMKTGRYRQFYQIGAEAYGAKEAAQDVEMMDVVVQFLERLGLKDITLNVNSLGDEACRPTYHAKLVEYLQSRREELCGDCQKRMEKNPLRVLDCKNPKCQAIASAGPNVLESLCEPCRAHFDDVQRKLTALNIQHVVNPRMVRGLDYYTRTVFEFIASHPALGTASTVGGGGRYDKLVKSLGGPDTPAVGFACGLDRLVLLLKESGQQFAVRPDVFVAVADAGSHDAAFTLASHLRRDGLRVEFDTRGGSLKSQMKRADKSSAHFTLVLGEAERTSGQAKLKPMAGGELIPVALDAVAQTVRAQRGVSA, from the coding sequence GTGAGTCAGAAGGTCGCCGGCGTCAAGGGCATGAACGATCTCCTCCCGGGGGAGATCGAGATCTGGCAGCACGTGGAGGGCCTGGCCCGCGAGGTGTTCGGCCGCTTTGGCTACGGTGAGATCCGCACGCCCGTGGTGGAGGACACGGCGCTGTTCGTGCGCAGCGTGGGCGAGGAGACGGACATCGTCGGCAAGGAGATGTACACCTTCATGGACAAGGGCGAGCGCAGCCTGTCCATGCGGCCGGAAGGCACCGCGCCGGCGGCCCGCGCGTACATCGAGCACTCCATCAACACCCAGGAGCCGCTGACGCGCTGGTTCTACATGGGGCCCATGTTCCGCTACGAGCGGATGAAGACGGGCCGCTACCGCCAGTTCTATCAAATCGGGGCGGAGGCCTACGGCGCGAAGGAGGCCGCCCAGGACGTCGAGATGATGGATGTGGTGGTCCAGTTCCTGGAGCGGCTGGGCCTCAAGGACATCACCCTCAACGTCAACTCGCTGGGAGACGAGGCCTGCCGGCCCACGTACCACGCGAAGCTGGTGGAGTACCTCCAGTCGCGCCGCGAGGAGCTGTGCGGGGACTGCCAGAAGCGCATGGAGAAGAACCCCCTGCGCGTCCTGGACTGCAAGAACCCGAAGTGTCAGGCCATCGCCTCGGCCGGGCCCAACGTGCTGGAGTCCTTGTGCGAGCCCTGCCGCGCGCACTTCGACGACGTGCAGCGCAAGCTGACGGCGCTGAACATCCAGCATGTGGTGAACCCGCGCATGGTTCGCGGCTTGGACTACTACACGCGCACCGTCTTCGAGTTCATCGCCTCGCACCCCGCGCTGGGCACCGCCAGCACGGTGGGCGGGGGCGGGCGCTACGACAAGCTGGTGAAGAGCCTGGGCGGGCCCGACACGCCCGCGGTCGGCTTCGCCTGCGGGCTGGATCGGCTGGTGCTGCTGCTGAAGGAGAGCGGCCAGCAGTTCGCCGTCCGCCCGGATGTCTTCGTGGCGGTGGCGGACGCGGGCTCGCATGACGCCGCCTTCACCCTGGCCAGCCACCTGCGCCGGGACGGGCTGCGGGTGGAGTTCGACACCCGCGGCGGCAGCCTCAAGAGCCAGATGAAGCGCGCGGACAAGAGCAGCGCCCACTTCACGCTGGTGCTGGGGGAGGCGGAGCGCACCAGCGGCCAGGCGAAGCTGAAGCCCATGGCCGGAGGGGAACTCATCCCCGTCGCGCTCGACGCGGTGGCCCAGACAGTGCGGGCTCAGCGGGGTGTTTCCGCGTAG
- a CDS encoding PfkB family carbohydrate kinase has protein sequence MSLLVVGSVALDSVETPFGQKEDILGGSATYFSTSASFFSPTRVVAVVGEDFPEGHLNFLRGRGIDLEGLTREAGRTFRWKGRYGYELNEAQTLDTQLNVFQSFSPKLPEAYRDTPYVFLGNIHPELQSQVLDQIKAPKLVAADTMNFWIQGSRQALIKTLSRVNLLFVNDGEARQLAGEHNVVKAARAILAMGPQRVVIKRGEYGALLFDGEHIFACPAFPLAEVFDPTGAGDTFAGGFMGALATSNGVVDSALLRRAMVMGSVMASFTVEKFSLERLREVTRPEIHARFAEFRKLTHFEDLGPVEG, from the coding sequence ATGTCCCTGCTCGTCGTCGGCTCCGTCGCACTGGACTCGGTGGAAACCCCCTTCGGCCAGAAGGAGGACATCCTCGGGGGCTCGGCCACCTACTTCTCCACGTCGGCCTCGTTCTTCAGTCCCACGCGCGTGGTCGCGGTGGTGGGGGAGGACTTCCCCGAAGGGCACCTGAACTTCCTGCGCGGGCGCGGCATCGACCTGGAGGGCCTCACCCGTGAGGCCGGCCGCACCTTCCGCTGGAAGGGCCGCTACGGTTACGAGCTGAACGAGGCGCAGACGCTGGACACCCAGCTCAACGTCTTCCAGTCCTTCTCGCCCAAGCTGCCGGAGGCGTACCGCGACACGCCCTATGTCTTCCTGGGCAACATCCACCCGGAGCTCCAGTCGCAGGTGTTGGATCAGATCAAGGCCCCCAAGCTGGTGGCCGCCGACACCATGAACTTCTGGATCCAGGGCAGCCGTCAGGCGCTGATCAAGACGCTGTCCCGGGTGAACCTGCTCTTCGTCAACGACGGTGAGGCCCGCCAGCTCGCCGGCGAGCACAACGTGGTGAAGGCCGCCCGCGCCATCCTCGCCATGGGCCCGCAGCGCGTGGTCATCAAGCGCGGCGAGTACGGCGCGCTCCTCTTCGACGGCGAACACATCTTCGCCTGCCCGGCCTTCCCCCTGGCCGAGGTCTTCGACCCCACCGGCGCCGGTGACACCTTCGCTGGCGGCTTCATGGGCGCGCTGGCCACCTCCAATGGCGTGGTGGACTCGGCCCTGCTGCGCCGCGCCATGGTCATGGGCAGCGTCATGGCCTCCTTCACGGTGGAGAAGTTCAGCCTGGAGCGCCTGCGCGAGGTCACCCGCCCGGAGATCCACGCCCGCTTCGCGGAGTTCCGCAAGCTGACCCACTTCGAGGACCTGGGCCCGGTGGAGGGCTGA
- the asd gene encoding archaetidylserine decarboxylase (Phosphatidylserine decarboxylase is synthesized as a single chain precursor. Generation of the pyruvoyl active site from a Ser is coupled to cleavage of a Gly-Ser bond between the larger (beta) and smaller (alpha chains). It is an integral membrane protein.) encodes MNDQTFMKLMQVLPKSALSTVVGVATRLPVPAPVHQAAMRAFAKAYNVDMEEAEHSFDHFPTFAQFFTRSLKPGLRPVDAGEKVVVSPVDGRVSQVGYSDNGRCLQAKGIEYTVDELLGDSEAAKPFHGGAWTTIYLSPRDYHRIHSPLGGTITGYAYIPGEFWPVNPASVKNKQSLFCVNERLVTYLDTVAGKCAVVKVGATCVSRIKAAYDDVTTHTGQPGKVHTYGTAIEVEKGGELGRFEMGSTVILLFEPKRVTWDDSLQEEAVVRLGKRIGVIT; translated from the coding sequence ATGAACGACCAGACTTTCATGAAGTTGATGCAGGTGTTGCCGAAGTCCGCGCTCTCCACCGTGGTGGGAGTGGCCACCCGCCTGCCCGTGCCCGCGCCGGTGCACCAGGCCGCGATGCGCGCCTTCGCCAAGGCCTACAACGTGGACATGGAGGAGGCCGAGCACTCCTTCGACCACTTCCCGACCTTCGCCCAGTTCTTCACCCGGAGCCTCAAGCCGGGGCTGCGTCCCGTGGATGCGGGTGAGAAGGTGGTCGTCTCGCCCGTGGATGGCCGGGTGTCCCAGGTGGGGTACTCGGACAACGGCCGGTGCCTGCAGGCCAAGGGCATCGAGTACACGGTGGACGAGCTGCTGGGTGACTCCGAGGCCGCGAAGCCGTTCCACGGCGGCGCCTGGACGACCATCTACCTGTCGCCGCGCGACTACCACCGCATCCACTCGCCGCTGGGTGGCACCATCACCGGCTACGCGTACATCCCCGGCGAGTTCTGGCCGGTGAACCCCGCGTCGGTGAAGAACAAGCAGTCCCTGTTCTGCGTCAACGAGCGGCTGGTGACGTACCTGGACACCGTGGCGGGCAAGTGCGCCGTGGTGAAGGTGGGCGCCACGTGTGTGTCGCGCATCAAGGCGGCCTACGACGACGTGACAACGCACACCGGTCAGCCGGGCAAGGTGCACACGTACGGGACGGCCATCGAGGTGGAGAAGGGCGGCGAGCTGGGCCGCTTCGAGATGGGCTCCACCGTCATCCTGCTGTTCGAGCCCAAGCGCGTGACGTGGGACGACAGCCTCCAGGAAGAGGCCGTGGTCCGGCTGGGCAAGCGCATTGGAGTCATCACGTGA
- a CDS encoding PqqD family protein: MTDFHADHAPRWREDVSGQRFGADFIILDAEGNTLRGLNETAVEVWMLCDGTRTARALVEFVSQRHGWEVERVLPDTLKFLTELRRLGLIDALEEVR; this comes from the coding sequence ATGACGGATTTTCACGCGGATCACGCGCCACGGTGGCGCGAGGATGTCTCGGGGCAGCGCTTCGGGGCGGACTTCATCATCCTGGACGCCGAAGGCAACACGCTGCGTGGCCTCAACGAGACGGCCGTGGAGGTCTGGATGCTCTGCGACGGGACGCGCACCGCGCGGGCGCTCGTGGAGTTCGTCTCCCAGCGGCATGGCTGGGAGGTGGAGCGGGTGCTCCCGGACACGCTGAAGTTCCTGACGGAGCTGCGCCGGCTCGGCCTCATCGACGCGCTGGAGGAGGTACGGTGA
- a CDS encoding MlaD family protein, translating into MKKLVTPFRVGLLVIAAGAFLVTFVLFARKGGLSDSESTRVWAYFRDASGLAVRGRVQIAGIPVGEIDGISLEGTRAKVWLKIRKDVDLREDAVVTKRSESLLGDYLLDLNPGTEGAPNLESGGQIRRVIDTQGMEAVFESLSQITADIQEVTGALREVLGGERGAGSLQRIVENLVRLSDSVDATVRRNADRLDTIVGNVEGISQDVRGITQGNQAEISRIVDNIEFITRDVRTVLASVKNMVGSNEGDVKETVSSIKDTLKKLDGTLGNLEEITRKVKEGEGAAGVLLADETVGRELRETVQDVSRFASRLTDLQAEIGIQSTYLAAQGNSKNIFSVRLIPKPDKFYLLELVDDPRGTVTTEVVQNNPPSEGDPVVQTRKVTRESLKISAQFAKRWYFATLRVGLIESTGGVGTDLHFFNDALRFQLDAFNFADDELRYPRLRAAIRAQPIDHLYLIAGMDDMLNAQQRDLATRRLVAGRDFFVGGGLFFTDDDLKAILTLTGIPLP; encoded by the coding sequence GTGAAGAAGCTCGTCACGCCCTTCCGTGTGGGCCTGCTGGTCATCGCGGCGGGGGCTTTTCTCGTCACCTTCGTGCTGTTCGCTCGCAAAGGTGGTTTGAGCGACAGCGAATCCACGAGGGTGTGGGCCTATTTCCGGGATGCCTCCGGCCTCGCCGTGCGCGGGCGGGTGCAGATCGCCGGCATCCCCGTGGGCGAGATTGACGGCATCTCCCTGGAGGGCACCCGGGCGAAGGTGTGGCTGAAGATCCGCAAGGACGTGGATCTGCGCGAGGACGCGGTCGTCACCAAGCGCTCGGAATCCCTGCTGGGCGACTACCTGCTGGACCTCAACCCTGGCACGGAAGGCGCGCCCAACCTGGAGAGCGGCGGGCAGATCCGCCGCGTCATCGACACCCAGGGCATGGAGGCCGTCTTCGAATCGCTGTCGCAGATCACCGCCGACATTCAAGAAGTGACGGGGGCGCTGCGCGAGGTGCTGGGCGGGGAGCGCGGCGCCGGTTCGCTCCAGCGCATCGTGGAGAACCTGGTGCGGCTGTCGGACTCGGTGGACGCCACGGTGCGCCGCAACGCGGACCGCCTGGACACCATCGTCGGCAACGTGGAGGGCATCTCCCAGGACGTGCGCGGCATCACCCAGGGGAACCAGGCGGAGATCTCCCGCATCGTCGACAACATCGAGTTCATCACCCGCGACGTGCGCACGGTGCTCGCGAGCGTGAAGAACATGGTGGGCAGCAACGAGGGCGACGTGAAGGAGACGGTGTCCAGCATCAAGGACACGCTCAAGAAGCTGGACGGAACGCTGGGCAACCTGGAGGAGATCACCCGCAAGGTGAAGGAAGGGGAGGGCGCCGCGGGCGTGCTGCTGGCCGACGAGACGGTGGGCCGCGAGCTGCGCGAGACGGTGCAGGATGTGTCCCGCTTCGCCTCGCGCCTGACGGACCTCCAGGCCGAAATCGGCATCCAGAGCACGTACCTGGCCGCGCAGGGCAATTCGAAGAACATCTTCTCCGTGCGGCTCATCCCCAAGCCGGACAAGTTCTACCTGCTGGAGCTGGTGGACGACCCGCGCGGCACCGTGACGACGGAGGTGGTGCAGAACAACCCGCCGTCCGAAGGGGACCCGGTGGTGCAGACGCGCAAGGTGACGCGCGAGAGCCTCAAGATCAGCGCGCAGTTCGCCAAGCGCTGGTACTTCGCCACGCTGCGCGTGGGCCTCATCGAGTCCACGGGCGGCGTGGGCACCGACCTGCACTTCTTCAACGACGCGCTGCGGTTCCAGTTGGACGCCTTCAACTTCGCGGACGATGAGCTGCGCTACCCGCGTCTGCGCGCCGCCATCCGCGCCCAGCCCATTGATCATCTCTATTTGATCGCGGGCATGGACGACATGCTCAACGCGCAGCAGCGGGACCTGGCGACCCGTCGCCTGGTGGCTGGCCGCGATTTCTTCGTCGGTGGCGGACTCTTCTTCACCGACGACGACCTGAAGGCCATCCTCACCTTGACAGGCATTCCACTGCCCTGA
- a CDS encoding PQQ-binding-like beta-propeller repeat protein, translating to MRHSSVRLAAAVAMLTPTLGWAQSLFPTAVITTVAQPGDSRPRVVMDEASELTVDVRNNTFNWSTNFRTINEMNFELPSGYVLLSTSAPPGWRVDYIATERWVIFYNLAPCNGSGPYGLGQNETARFTLRMVPSVSNTDQNNERFGPTFTRARDTCAGGDFATSVTGAGSNWSRSGLATDVSVQPSVMGVGGDIDARMVVENRTGTSQNNTTLEGPSTGAGAVSFQVMDVEPASFRWNLPSRNAGVYSARARTTSAGTLVAQVRGVNGSGNVVSPVVHTRMVNVGALPVAMDVDTLDAFAGETVSVRLTVTNPSATDTFLNVTPRAPVFAGSAAVSLVSGPAPASVPRLDPGASAHFVWRYQVTGTQFADYRFQGQVDATRNGAAVASSVVDSNRGQVVLHRVRMNVNAVAANATGRAIVYTIQNRGPMPLHEVTLLRPALNYFTIANASATPSGWRLASNNTTGLTWESTNATGIPINGERSFTVTYSNFGAGPSLSGATTFRHRFHLIDDYGGPAIRVEAPLTLLVGFPPEVARLTGVARDGSVTLTWDNPAVHRGAVVVRAVGQAPNTSPIPGLRYSAGMTLGNAQVVYADEAGAATTFTDTSVSNGTTYFYRVFNMDDARGYSTGNQPTSAALVATPRARVGAAPLWCYSVGLNASQQPITELGSGIFSAFNDSVVANLTQVTNPAQDGAERWRPRPLAGLIGSRFPVVPLHGRSGQYILVGDQGGVASALHAETGQVLWRWDNGGQPIGTIQSFPVTQLFDYANAAYRSAHPNRDLVFFATRLSSAAQNRVVALNAATGAVVWTYRPGNLGMVAGGMVVDYTTNRLFVATRSHSGSVNTLRVLNSLTGQQIAQLPVGDVELSLVRNAYSNLILVTDSNGSVHGVDVATAQLLWSLPVTTRPAPSTPAFSSFVRPQGGGFVASLSAGRVELYDVTGAANSLPSLRWSTPIASPSGTFSFNRNGVAHIYVGSSDGRVHQLELHDGTDSRQVAIGGAQRIGTPTVDHTVGRLHVGSEDGRICAFPVPFP from the coding sequence ATGCGTCACTCCTCCGTCCGCCTCGCCGCCGCCGTCGCGATGTTGACGCCCACCCTCGGGTGGGCGCAGTCGCTGTTCCCGACCGCCGTCATCACCACCGTCGCGCAGCCCGGTGACTCCCGGCCCCGCGTGGTCATGGACGAGGCCTCCGAGCTGACCGTGGACGTGCGCAACAACACGTTCAACTGGTCGACGAACTTCCGCACCATCAACGAGATGAACTTCGAGCTGCCCAGCGGCTACGTGCTGCTGTCCACCAGCGCGCCGCCGGGGTGGCGGGTGGACTACATCGCCACCGAGCGTTGGGTCATCTTCTACAACCTGGCGCCCTGCAACGGCAGCGGCCCCTATGGCCTGGGGCAGAACGAGACAGCCCGCTTCACGCTCCGGATGGTGCCGTCGGTCTCGAACACCGACCAGAACAACGAGCGCTTCGGTCCGACCTTCACTCGGGCGCGCGACACCTGCGCGGGCGGCGACTTCGCCACGTCCGTGACGGGGGCGGGCTCGAACTGGTCACGCTCCGGCCTGGCCACCGATGTGTCCGTGCAGCCGAGCGTCATGGGCGTGGGCGGTGACATCGACGCGCGCATGGTGGTGGAGAACCGCACGGGCACGTCGCAGAACAACACCACCCTCGAAGGGCCCTCCACGGGCGCGGGCGCTGTCTCGTTCCAGGTGATGGACGTCGAGCCGGCGTCGTTCCGGTGGAACCTCCCCAGCCGCAACGCGGGCGTGTATTCCGCGCGCGCGAGGACCACCTCCGCCGGGACGCTGGTGGCCCAGGTGCGTGGCGTCAATGGCTCGGGCAACGTCGTTTCGCCGGTGGTCCATACCCGGATGGTCAACGTGGGCGCGCTGCCCGTGGCCATGGACGTGGACACGCTGGACGCGTTCGCGGGCGAAACGGTGAGCGTCCGGCTCACCGTGACGAATCCCTCCGCGACGGACACCTTCCTGAATGTCACGCCGCGGGCGCCCGTGTTCGCGGGCTCGGCGGCCGTGTCGCTCGTGTCGGGCCCGGCGCCGGCCAGCGTGCCCCGTCTGGACCCGGGCGCCTCCGCGCACTTCGTGTGGAGGTACCAGGTGACGGGCACGCAGTTCGCGGACTACCGCTTCCAGGGACAGGTGGATGCCACGCGCAACGGCGCGGCGGTGGCGTCGAGCGTGGTGGATTCGAACCGGGGGCAGGTGGTGCTGCACCGCGTGCGCATGAACGTCAACGCGGTGGCCGCCAACGCCACGGGCCGGGCCATCGTCTACACCATCCAGAACCGGGGCCCGATGCCGCTGCACGAGGTCACGTTGCTGCGGCCGGCGCTGAACTACTTCACCATCGCCAACGCCTCGGCGACGCCGTCTGGCTGGCGCCTGGCCTCCAACAACACCACGGGCCTCACCTGGGAGTCCACGAACGCCACCGGCATCCCCATCAACGGCGAGCGCTCCTTCACGGTGACGTATTCGAACTTCGGCGCGGGCCCGTCGCTGTCGGGCGCGACGACGTTCCGCCACCGCTTCCACCTCATCGACGACTACGGCGGCCCGGCCATTCGCGTCGAGGCCCCGCTGACGTTGCTGGTGGGCTTCCCGCCGGAAGTGGCGCGGCTGACCGGCGTGGCGCGCGATGGCAGCGTGACGCTCACGTGGGACAACCCGGCGGTGCACCGTGGCGCGGTGGTGGTGCGCGCGGTTGGCCAGGCGCCGAACACCTCGCCCATCCCGGGCCTGCGCTACTCGGCGGGCATGACGCTGGGGAACGCGCAGGTCGTGTACGCGGATGAGGCCGGCGCCGCGACCACGTTCACCGATACGTCCGTGAGCAACGGCACCACGTACTTCTACCGCGTCTTCAACATGGATGACGCGCGCGGGTATTCGACGGGCAACCAGCCCACGTCCGCGGCCCTGGTGGCCACGCCGCGGGCTCGCGTGGGCGCGGCGCCGCTGTGGTGCTACTCGGTGGGGTTGAATGCGTCGCAGCAGCCCATCACCGAGCTGGGCTCGGGCATCTTCAGTGCCTTCAACGACTCCGTGGTGGCCAACCTCACCCAGGTGACGAACCCGGCCCAGGACGGCGCCGAGCGTTGGCGTCCGCGTCCGCTGGCGGGCCTCATTGGCAGCCGCTTCCCGGTCGTCCCCCTGCATGGCCGCTCCGGCCAGTACATCCTCGTGGGGGACCAGGGCGGGGTGGCCAGCGCGCTCCATGCGGAGACCGGCCAGGTGCTGTGGCGCTGGGACAACGGTGGCCAGCCCATTGGCACCATCCAGTCGTTCCCCGTCACGCAGCTCTTCGACTACGCGAACGCGGCCTACCGGTCCGCGCACCCCAATCGCGACCTGGTGTTCTTCGCCACGCGGCTTTCGAGCGCCGCGCAGAACCGGGTGGTGGCCCTGAACGCCGCCACGGGCGCCGTCGTGTGGACGTACCGCCCGGGCAACCTGGGCATGGTGGCCGGGGGCATGGTGGTGGACTACACCACCAACCGGCTCTTCGTGGCGACGCGCTCGCACTCGGGCTCGGTGAACACGCTGCGCGTGCTGAACTCGCTGACGGGGCAGCAGATTGCCCAGCTTCCCGTGGGCGACGTCGAGCTGAGCCTGGTGCGCAACGCGTACAGCAACCTGATTCTGGTGACGGACAGCAACGGCAGCGTCCACGGTGTCGACGTGGCGACCGCGCAGTTGCTCTGGAGCCTGCCTGTGACGACGCGCCCCGCGCCGAGCACGCCTGCCTTCAGCAGCTTCGTGCGGCCCCAGGGCGGGGGCTTCGTGGCCAGCCTGTCCGCCGGCCGCGTGGAGCTGTACGACGTCACCGGGGCGGCCAACTCGCTCCCGTCGTTGCGCTGGAGCACGCCCATTGCCTCGCCGTCTGGGACGTTCTCGTTCAACCGGAATGGGGTGGCCCACATCTACGTTGGCAGCTCCGACGGGCGGGTCCACCAGCTCGAGCTGCATGACGGTACCGACTCCCGCCAGGTCGCGATTGGCGGCGCGCAGCGAATCGGGACTCCCACCGTCGACCACACCGTGGGCCGCCTGCATGTGGGCTCCGAGGATGGCCGTATCTGCGCGTTCCCGGTACCGTTCCCTTGA
- a CDS encoding metallophosphoesterase family protein, protein MRIAVISDIHSNIEALTEVLRVAEHQKVDRFVSLGDIVGYGASPNPCCELVRSVAEVTLLGNHDAAVAGRMDYSYYYDAARHALDWSANVLTDENMAWLRSLPYTYRIGDVGFCHGSPIDPKAYEYIFALEQARELTPYVAELPEVTFIGHSHLCRAFAIGNGEVNDVVAQKFGIRRGYKYIISVGSVGQPRDYDNRACFVICDTDARTVEYIRVEYDIETSAQKIFDADLALNFGKRLFLGV, encoded by the coding sequence ATGCGTATCGCCGTCATCTCCGACATCCACTCCAACATCGAGGCGCTGACCGAGGTGCTCCGCGTCGCCGAACACCAGAAGGTGGATCGGTTCGTCTCGTTGGGAGACATCGTCGGTTACGGGGCGTCCCCCAATCCGTGCTGTGAGCTGGTGCGCTCGGTGGCGGAGGTCACCTTGCTGGGCAACCATGACGCCGCGGTGGCGGGGCGGATGGACTACTCGTACTACTACGACGCCGCCCGGCACGCGCTGGACTGGTCCGCCAACGTCCTCACCGACGAGAACATGGCCTGGCTGCGCAGCCTCCCGTACACGTACCGGATTGGCGACGTGGGCTTCTGCCATGGGTCGCCCATCGACCCGAAGGCGTACGAGTACATCTTCGCGCTGGAGCAGGCCCGGGAGCTGACGCCCTACGTGGCGGAGCTGCCCGAGGTGACCTTCATTGGCCACAGCCACCTGTGCCGCGCCTTCGCCATTGGCAATGGCGAGGTGAACGACGTGGTGGCCCAGAAGTTCGGCATCCGCCGGGGCTACAAGTACATCATCTCCGTGGGCAGCGTGGGCCAGCCGCGCGACTACGACAACCGGGCGTGCTTCGTCATCTGCGACACGGACGCGCGCACGGTGGAGTACATCCGCGTCGAGTACGACATCGAGACGTCGGCGCAGAAGATCTTCGACGCGGACCTGGCGCTGAACTTCGGCAAGCGCCTGTTCCTGGGCGTTTGA
- a CDS encoding RluA family pseudouridine synthase gives MTDVRILFEGGGVLVVDKPPGMLVIPGREGGPSLRELLETQRGQKVFVVHRLDRDTSGALVFALDAQVHRALSGAFETGKVRKRYVALVDGRVEAPQLVDAPLVAGRKGRMRVARPGEAEAKASRTRVRPVETFERASLVEAEPLTGRTHQIRVHLLSLGHPLMVDHQYGREEPLSEKDLGGAGDSVVLARTPLHAARVEWPALQGVPARAVESPLPADMERARELLRGAAS, from the coding sequence GTGACCGACGTCCGCATCCTCTTCGAGGGCGGGGGCGTGCTCGTGGTGGACAAGCCACCCGGCATGCTCGTCATTCCCGGACGCGAGGGTGGGCCCTCGCTCCGGGAGTTGCTGGAGACGCAGCGCGGCCAGAAGGTCTTCGTGGTGCACCGGTTGGACCGGGACACCTCGGGGGCGCTCGTCTTCGCGTTGGATGCTCAGGTCCACCGGGCGCTCTCCGGGGCGTTCGAGACGGGCAAGGTGCGCAAGCGCTACGTGGCGCTGGTGGACGGCCGGGTGGAGGCGCCGCAGCTCGTGGATGCGCCGTTGGTGGCTGGGCGCAAGGGGCGCATGCGCGTGGCGCGGCCTGGGGAGGCGGAGGCCAAGGCTTCGCGCACCCGCGTCCGGCCGGTGGAGACGTTCGAGCGCGCGTCGCTGGTGGAGGCGGAGCCGCTGACGGGACGTACGCACCAGATTCGCGTCCACCTCCTGTCCCTGGGTCATCCGTTGATGGTGGACCATCAGTACGGGCGCGAGGAGCCCCTGTCCGAGAAGGACCTGGGTGGGGCAGGGGACTCCGTGGTGCTGGCGCGTACGCCGCTGCATGCCGCGCGCGTGGAGTGGCCCGCGCTTCAAGGTGTGCCGGCTCGCGCCGTGGAGTCGCCGCTGCCCGCGGACATGGAGCGGGCTCGCGAGCTGCTGCGCGGCGCCGCGAGTTGA
- a CDS encoding TIGR02266 family protein encodes MTEEGSGLSENRKSRRIPTQLRCWCEGDNVTLYARISNLSEGGLFLRTSTPLARGARAVVKLTPTGHPDIHAKATVVWLRETEERTHPAGMGLRFESLDSDTLGRLRQMISQQQQTQVKAGWAG; translated from the coding sequence GTGACGGAAGAAGGTTCCGGGTTGAGCGAAAACCGAAAGTCCAGGCGGATTCCCACACAGCTTCGGTGCTGGTGCGAGGGTGACAACGTCACGCTCTATGCGCGAATCTCGAATTTGAGTGAGGGAGGGTTGTTCCTCCGGACGAGCACGCCCCTGGCCCGGGGCGCACGCGCGGTCGTCAAGCTGACGCCAACGGGCCATCCCGACATCCACGCGAAGGCGACGGTGGTCTGGTTGAGGGAGACGGAGGAGCGCACGCATCCCGCGGGCATGGGGTTGCGTTTCGAGTCCCTGGACAGCGATACCCTGGGCCGGCTCCGTCAGATGATTTCGCAGCAGCAGCAGACCCAGGTGAAGGCCGGCTGGGCGGGTTGA